From Astatotilapia calliptera chromosome 19, fAstCal1.2, whole genome shotgun sequence, a single genomic window includes:
- the LOC113012069 gene encoding MAGUK p55 subfamily member 5-A-like: MRGMTTSHLNGHVAGEGGGDEEARGGQQHREMAVDCPGDLGSRTLPLRRSAQLERIRQHQEDLRRRREEEGRQLDLNASLRLRNLSQNPYSGIDNPTFLQDTPQLPALSSQHTHALLELEELLLSLKQVRGSLSDQQSHNDIELVLALLNKSDFQSALKIHNAVASSMHRPSPPYPNTQQALPLAMEVRNLLQACHNKEGLELHSLLSDTHLQSLLLTHDSIAEMEMQLEPLPAEGEMLTQWGGETVKIVRIEKARDIPLGATVRNEMDSVVISRIVRGGAAERSGLLSEGDEILEINGIEIRGKDVNQVFDILADMHGLLTFVLIPSNQSKPPPVKESVVHVKAHFDYDPSDDPYVPCRELGLSFQKGDILHIISQSDPNWWQAYRDGDEDNQPLAGLVPGKSFQQQREAMKQTIEEDEPEKSGKLWCGKKNKRKRKKLLYNPHRNDDLDNEEILTYEEMALYHQPANRKRPIALIGPSGCGQEQLRQRLLNSEPERFAGAVPHTTRSRREGEQSGRDYHFVSRQTFEAELAAGKLIESGEFEKNLYGTSTDSVRQVINTGKICVLCLHTQALKVLRSSDLKPYIIFIAPPSQERLRALLAKENKNPKPEELRDIIEKAREMEQGCGHLFDSIIVNTDQDKAFTELLRLINKLDTEPQWVPCSWLR; encoded by the exons ATGCGAGGGATGACGACCTCCCATCTGAATGGCCATGTTgctggagagggaggaggagatgaagaggCGAGGGGAGGACAGCAGCACCGAGAAATGGCCGTGGACTGTCCGGGAGACCTGGGCAGCCGAACGCTGCCTCTGCGACGCTCCGCTCAGCTGGAGAGGATACGACAGCATCAG gagGACCTTCGGCGTCGTAGAGAAGAGGAGGGTCGGCAGCTGGATCTGAACGCCTCACTCAGACTCAGGAACCTCTCCCAGAATCCCTACAGCGGGATCGACAACCCCACATTCCTGCAAGACACACCGCAGCTGCCAGCGCTCAGCAGCCAGCACACACACGCGCTGctgg AGttggaggagctgctgctgtcGCTGAAGCAGGTCCGGGGCAGCCTGTCGGACCAGCAGAGTCACAATGACATCGAGTTGGTCCTCGCTCTGCTGAACAAG tCGGACTTCCAGTCGGCGCTGAAGATCCACAATGCCGTGGCCAGCAGCATGCACCGACCGTCTCCGCCGTACCCCAACACGCAGCAGGCGCTTCCACTCGCCATGGAG GTCAGGAACCTCCTGCAGGCGTGTCACAATAAAGAAGGCCTGGAGCTGCACAGCCTGCTCtcagacacacatctgcag TCGTTGCTTCTGACCCATGACAGCATAGCAGAGATGGAGATGCAGCTGGAGCCGCTGCCCGCCGAGGGCGAGATGCTGACGCAGTGGGGAGGAGAGACCGTGAAGATTGTTCGCATCGAGAAGGCCCGAGACATCCCTCtg GGGGCGACGGTGCGGAATGAAATGGACAGCGTGGTGATCAGTCGGATCGTTCGCGGCGGCGCCGCTGAACGAAGCGGGCTTCTGTCTGAAGGAGACGAAATCCTGGAGATTAACGGCATCGAGATCCGAGGCAAAGACGTCAACCAGGTGTTTGACATCCTG GCCGACATGCACGGCCTCCTGACCTTCGTGCTGATTCCCAGCAATCAGAGCAAACCTCCTCCCGTCAAAGAGAGTGTG GTCCACGTGAAGGCTCATTTCGACTACGACCCCTCGGACGACCCCTACGTGCCGTGCAGAGAGCTCGGCTTGTCCTTCCAGAAGGGAGATATCCTGCACATCATCAGCCAGTCCGACCCCAACTGGTGGCAGGCGTACCGGGACGGAGACGAGGATAACCAGCCGCTCGCCGGCCTGGTGCCAG GGAAGAGTTTCCAGCAGCAGAGAGAAGCCATGAAGCAAACCATAGAAGAAGACGAGCCCGAGAAGTCCG GGAAGCTCTGGTGTGGGAAGAAgaacaagaggaagaggaagaagctgcTGTACAACCCTCACAGGAACGACG ATCTCGATAATGAAGAAATTCTCACCTATGAGGAGATGGCGCTGTACCACCAGCCGGCCAATAGGAAGCGGCCAATTGCTCTGATTGGTCCGAGCGGCTGTGGGCAGGAGCAGCTCAGGCAGCGGCTGCTCAACAGTGAACCAGAGCGCTTCGCTGGAGCTGTGCCTC acACGACGCGGAGCCGTCGCGAGGGCGAGCAGAGCGGTCGGGACTATCACTTTGTTTCTCGGCAGACCTTCGAGGCTGAGCTGGCGGCTG ggaAGCTGATCGAGTCCGGAGAGTTCGAGAAGAATCTGTACGGGACGAGTACGGACTCAGTGAGACAGGTCATCAACACCGGGAAAATCTGCGTGCTGTGTCTGCACACACAG GCTCTGAAGGTGCTGAGGAGTTCAGACTTGAAGCCTTACATCATCTTCATAGCTCCGCCCTCCCAGGAACGACTTCGAGCTTTATTGGCTAAAGAAAACAAGAACCCCAAG cccgAGGAGCTGCGTGACATCATCGAGAAGGCGCGTGAGATGGAGCAGGGCTGCGGTCACCTATTCGACTCCATCATCGTGAACACTGATCAGGACAAAGCTTTCACCGAGCTGCTGAGACTCATCAACAAGCTGGACACAGAGCCGCAGTGGGTGCCCTGCTCCTGGCTGCGCTGA